A single genomic interval of Aureliella helgolandensis harbors:
- a CDS encoding sigma-70 family RNA polymerase sigma factor translates to MEQEEMDLWQRYAVARRGRSPKKRGESLELRNQLVERYQHLAEAAARRAARRIPLGVEYEELLSHAYLGLIDAVARFDPDRGIGPNTYMPTRIHFSITDSLRKLDTVSRTVRAKLKKRRALAEQLGHEPTDDEVQEHLGFVIPAVQTKSLEAESDASSKGWGRGDTLRDHIADRHSPQQLSDCSELLRGLDKRERLVVMLYFMHGYRMKEVAETIGLSESRVSQMMTALRPRLKENAARAA, encoded by the coding sequence ATGGAACAGGAAGAGATGGACCTTTGGCAGCGGTACGCTGTTGCGCGACGTGGCCGCTCGCCCAAGAAACGCGGCGAGTCGCTCGAGTTGCGGAATCAACTGGTTGAGCGGTACCAACATCTGGCCGAGGCTGCAGCTCGACGTGCCGCCCGCCGGATTCCGCTCGGTGTTGAATACGAAGAGCTATTGTCGCACGCCTACCTGGGCTTGATCGATGCGGTCGCGAGGTTCGATCCCGATCGAGGAATCGGCCCCAATACTTACATGCCTACGCGGATCCATTTCTCGATCACCGATTCGCTGCGCAAGTTGGACACGGTAAGTCGTACGGTCCGTGCGAAGCTCAAGAAGCGTAGGGCATTGGCGGAACAATTGGGGCATGAGCCCACGGACGACGAGGTGCAAGAACACCTGGGCTTTGTGATCCCTGCGGTACAGACCAAGTCTCTGGAGGCTGAATCGGATGCCAGCTCGAAGGGCTGGGGCAGGGGGGACACCCTGCGCGACCATATTGCCGATCGACATTCACCGCAGCAATTGAGCGACTGCAGCGAACTGCTCCGTGGACTCGACAAACGCGAGCGGTTGGTCGTGATGCTGTATTTCATGCATGGCTACCGCATGAAGGAAGTCGCCGAAACCATTGGTTTGAGCGAATCGCGCGTCAGTCAGATGATGACGGCACTGCGACCGAGATTGAAAGAAAACGCTGCGCGAGCGGCATAG
- a CDS encoding 5'-3' exonuclease H3TH domain-containing protein, whose amino-acid sequence MEIYVDGSNLIHKLWHVCENVTQVVNGMQRQLSAIEREYKPDFLRVALDAPGGTWRHELVPTYKAQRGKKPEGLQTLLNSAEQLLGHWCTASVAGHEADDIIATWCHRANLSGTQAVIVSADKDLYQLLRKDLHVILRSFRTNVGKVTQEDWFNHDAFATRWAMLPVQWPQYRALVGDKSDNMPGVNSIGERYAMTLMGRYLTIEDCVTAIRRFETTGMPQKQERALLAAWDSGEVQRNIRIHTLVKNVPLPTPEIATT is encoded by the coding sequence ATGGAAATCTACGTGGATGGTTCGAATCTGATTCACAAGCTGTGGCATGTGTGCGAGAACGTCACCCAAGTCGTCAACGGAATGCAACGGCAGCTGAGCGCGATCGAAAGGGAGTACAAGCCCGACTTCCTCCGCGTGGCACTCGACGCACCTGGCGGTACCTGGCGGCATGAGCTAGTGCCCACCTACAAAGCCCAGCGAGGCAAGAAACCCGAGGGGCTGCAGACTCTGCTGAACTCAGCCGAGCAGCTGCTGGGGCATTGGTGCACCGCCAGCGTTGCTGGTCATGAGGCGGACGACATTATCGCGACCTGGTGCCACCGGGCAAACCTCAGCGGTACCCAAGCGGTGATCGTGTCCGCCGACAAGGATCTCTACCAGCTGCTGCGCAAAGACTTGCACGTAATCCTGCGGAGTTTCCGCACCAACGTCGGTAAGGTGACGCAAGAGGATTGGTTCAACCACGACGCGTTCGCAACACGCTGGGCCATGCTGCCCGTGCAGTGGCCGCAGTACCGAGCCTTGGTCGGTGACAAATCGGACAACATGCCTGGAGTCAACTCGATCGGCGAACGGTACGCCATGACGTTGATGGGCCGCTATTTGACGATCGAGGATTGCGTGACTGCGATCCGTCGCTTCGAAACGACTGGAATGCCGCAGAAGCAAGAGCGAGCCCTGCTGGCTGCGTGGGACTCCGGAGAGGTCCAACGCAATATTCGGATCCACACGCTAGTGAAAAACGTTCCACTTCCCACCCCGGAAATCGCTACTACCTAG
- a CDS encoding carbon storage regulator, with protein MLVLKRKPGESVEIEGGVRVIINRISGGNVSIGIEAPADVKILRTELGKFAEALATPEPPTPRRDYVTCFEPMRRAA; from the coding sequence ATGTTAGTGCTCAAACGAAAACCGGGCGAATCGGTCGAGATCGAAGGGGGCGTGCGGGTGATCATCAACCGGATCTCCGGTGGCAATGTCTCGATCGGTATTGAGGCCCCAGCAGATGTCAAGATTCTGCGTACTGAGCTGGGCAAGTTTGCGGAGGCCTTAGCCACCCCGGAACCACCGACGCCAAGGCGTGACTATGTCACGTGTTTCGAACCGATGCGACGAGCGGCCTAG